CGATCCCAGTTGGCGACCTCCTGATCGGCCTTTTCCAGGTCCGGATACTGGGTCAGCACCGTCTCGAAACCGTTCGAGCGAGTCGCGGCGTTGTTGTCCGAAGGCGCGCCGAACAGTTCGACATAGCTGCCACTGTCACCCACAGCCTCGACCCATGCCTGCGCGCCAAGTGCCGCACCCTGCGCATTGTTCGAGACAAGCTGCGCCTCGGCGAGACCTTCCTGGTTGATCTCGGCATTGACGAGGAAGACAGGGATGCCCGCATCGACGGCCTTCTTGACCGCACCGACCGAGCCATCGGCATTGGCCGGATCGAGGATGATCGCCGCCGACTGGTTGGTGATCGCGGTGTCGATCAAGGTGCTTTCGGTATTGGTATCGCCTTTATGCGCGGCGACATTGGCCTCATAGCCCAGTTCTTCGGCGGTCGCCTTTGCGACCTCGCCCTCGGTGAACCAATAGGGGTTTGCCGGATCGTTGACGATAATCGTCATCAGTCCTTCGGCCCATGCCGAGCCTGCCATCAGCGGCAGGCTTGCGGTGGCGGCCAGCATAAGGCGGCGCGTCATCTTCATCATTGTCTCTCTCCCTTCGGGTTGGTGGTTCTGCCGTTTTACCGGACAGGGGGTGGCGCCCGGGCTTGCCATTGCCCGGGCGATGATTCCCGGAGCGTCAGCTCTTGCGGCCGCCGCGCCCGTATTGCAGCGAGTTCATCAGCACGGCCAGCACGATCACGGCGCCGGTAAAGACGGTCTGCCAATAGGAGGACACGCCGATGATCACGAGCCCGTCCGACAGGAAACCGATCACGAAAGCCCCCAGCATGGTGCCGCGCACGGTGCCACGGCCACCGGTCAGGGCCGCACCCCCGATCACCACGGCGGCTATGGCCGTCAGCTCATAGGTGGTGCCCGCAGTGGGTCCAGCCGAGGTAAGTTGCGAGGACAGGACCAGCCCGGCAATGGCCGAAAGGACGCCCGACAGCGTATAGACGGTGATCTTGACCCGGCGGGTCGGCACGCCCGACAGTTCGGCGGCGCGTTCATTGCCGCCCGAGGCATAGAGCCAGCGCCCGAAGGACGACCGCGACAGCATCAACCCGGCGATGATCGCCATCGCCGCCAGCACCAGCACCGAAATCGGGATGCCCGCGATGCGGTTGAAGCCGAGCCAGTCGAAGCCTGTATTACCCAGTTCTGGCCGCCCCGACAGGTTGTTATAGGTCAGGCCGTTGGTCATCAGCAGCGCGATGCCGCGGGCCACATACATGACGCCAAGCGTGGCGACGAAGGCCGGGACCTTGAAGATCGAGACCAGCACACCGTTGACCGCCCCGACCAGCGCCCCCAGCACGCAGGTCAGCACGACGACGGCCCAGACCGGCGGATAGAAGATCACGCCCATAGCCTGCAACTCGATCCCCTGCATCATCGCGCCGGCGCTGACGCCCGCCAATGCGAGGATCGAGCCCACGGACAGGTCGATGCCGCCGCTCAGGATGACCAGAAGCATGCCGATGGCAAGCAGACCATAGATCGCCACATGGCTGGACATGATCAGGAAGTTGCCGATGGTGAAGTAATTCGGCGACATCAGCGAAAACACCGCGATGATCAGGATCAGCGCGAAGAAGGCCCGCCCCTCCAGCAGCAGGCGGGCGATATCGAGTTTCTTCGCCTGTCCGTCCGAGGCGCGGTTCGTTGTGGTATCCGACATGGGGTAATTCCCTCTCGCTCTCGTTCTTCAGGCGGCCACGGACTCGCCCGAGGCGGCCATGATCTCTTCCTTGGTGACGGTGGAATCGAATTCGGCCGAGACATGGCCCTTGTGCATGACGATGATCCGATGCGCGACCGACAGGCACTCGCCGACCTCCGAGGTCGAGTAGAGCACCGCAAGCCCTTGTTTCGCCCCCTCGGCCAGCAGTCTGAACACCTCGGCCTTGGCACCGATGTCGATGCCACGCGACGGTTCGTCCAGCATGATGACGCGGGGTTTCGTGGCCAGTATCTTGCCGATCACCACCTTCTGCTGGTTGCCGCCCGACAGCGAACCTATAGACGCGTCAGGGCCATCGGTCTTGACGGTCACCTCGCGGATGCTGTCGCCGATCAGCGCCTTCTCGGCGCGGGTCTGCGTGAACAGCCCACGGGTGAAGCTGCGGATCGAGGCAAGCGACAGGTTCTGCCCGACGCTCATGGTCTGCACGAGCCCGTCGCGCTGGCGATCCTCGGGCACCAGTGCCAGACCGCGCGCGATCCGCTCGCCGATGGACAGATGCGACACTTCGCGGCCTTCCAGCACGATCTCGCCGCTGGTGGCCTTCAATCGCCCGGCGACAGCCTCCAGCAATTCGGTCCGCCCCGCCCCCATCAGTCCATAGATGCAAACGATCTCGCCCGCGCGGACATCCAGGGACATCCCGTCCACCAGATCGACACCAGAAGCGTCCGGGACCGACAGGTTGCGGATCGACAATGCGACCTCGCCCTTGTCATAGCCTTCTGGCGGGGAACCCAGATCGTAATTCTCGCCCACCATGTTGCGAACGATCCATTCCAGGTCGATCTCGGCGCGCGGCGCATAGGCCGTCATGTTGCCGTCGCGCAGTACCACCGCGTGATCGGTGATGGTCAGCGCTTCTTCCAGGTGATGCGAGATATAGACGATCGACACGCCCTTTGCGGTCAGATCGCGGATCACCTTGAACAGCACCTCGACCTCGCTGGCCGAAAGCGCCGAGGTCGGCTCGTCCATGATCAGGATGCGGCTATTGACCGACAGGGCGCGGGCGATCTCGACGATCTGCTGCTGACCGAGGCGCAGTTCCTCAACCGGAGTCAGCGGGTCGATATCCTCTTCAAGCTCTTCCATCAGCTTTCGGGTCTGCCGTTCTTCCTCGGAGAAATCGACGCCGGTGGTGGTTCTGATCTCGCGCCCCATGAAGATATTGTCGCGCACCGTCATGTTCGGAGCCAGCGACAGTTCCTGGTGGATGATCGAGATGCCGAGGTCGCGGGCACCGGCTGCATTGCCGAAAGTTACGGGCTGGCCATCAAGGATGATTTCGCCGGAAGTCGGCTGGATCACACCTGAAAGGACCTTCATCAGCGTCGATTTACCGGCACCGTTTTCACCGAACAGCGTGGTGACCTGGCCGCGATGGATGTCGAAGTTCACACCTTTCAGCGCGTGGACATTGCCATAGGACTTGGCGACATTGCGGGCGGCAAGCACGACCTCCTGCAGGTCGGGGCGCGCGTCGGGGATGGGGGCTTCGGGGCTCATTTTACCTCCAGCGCGACGGGGGTGATCATCCAGTTCTTTGGGTTGATCAACCGGAATGCACCGGTGACGGTGATGGTCTTACCCGACAGGCCGGCAGTATCGATCCCGTCCAGAACGGCAGCTTTCATGGCGCGGTTGATGGCAGAGCCCGCGTCCTGGTATTCGATCTGGTTCTTGAACTGGCCAAAGGCGATATCGCCCGGCGCGTCGCGCAACTCGGTGCCGTTGATGGCCGGGCCGGTCTGGACGCGGACGGTGATCTCTTCGGACACCCCTTCGGCGGTCAGCGTATACACCCCGGACTTGCCCTCACCCACAACGCCCGTCACCGTGACTGGCAAGATCGCCCCGGTCGAGGCGGGGGTGCCGTATTCTTCGGCGGCCGCGTTCTTGTCGGCCAGCACGGCAGGGGCCAAGGTGGCGGCATCGACGGCATTTTCCTGTACGAAAGCCTGAATGCGCGGGAACTCCCCTTCTCCATAGCTATCGGGCGAGAAGGCCTGCTGACGGGCATCGGCT
This region of Paracoccus saliphilus genomic DNA includes:
- a CDS encoding D-ribose ABC transporter substrate-binding protein; the protein is MMKMTRRLMLAATASLPLMAGSAWAEGLMTIIVNDPANPYWFTEGEVAKATAEELGYEANVAAHKGDTNTESTLIDTAITNQSAAIILDPANADGSVGAVKKAVDAGIPVFLVNAEINQEGLAEAQLVSNNAQGAALGAQAWVEAVGDSGSYVELFGAPSDNNAATRSNGFETVLTQYPDLEKADQEVANWDRTQGYQKMQSMLQANPDIIGVISGNDEMALGAIAALKEAGKLDQVKVGGFDGSPDAVEAVKAGEMQYTVLQPVAVFSEEAVRQADNFIKNGETGVEMEKQLFDCILITADNVDQMTSPFVLEQ
- a CDS encoding ABC transporter permease; the encoded protein is MSDTTTNRASDGQAKKLDIARLLLEGRAFFALILIIAVFSLMSPNYFTIGNFLIMSSHVAIYGLLAIGMLLVILSGGIDLSVGSILALAGVSAGAMMQGIELQAMGVIFYPPVWAVVVLTCVLGALVGAVNGVLVSIFKVPAFVATLGVMYVARGIALLMTNGLTYNNLSGRPELGNTGFDWLGFNRIAGIPISVLVLAAMAIIAGLMLSRSSFGRWLYASGGNERAAELSGVPTRRVKITVYTLSGVLSAIAGLVLSSQLTSAGPTAGTTYELTAIAAVVIGGAALTGGRGTVRGTMLGAFVIGFLSDGLVIIGVSSYWQTVFTGAVIVLAVLMNSLQYGRGGRKS
- a CDS encoding sugar ABC transporter ATP-binding protein, with amino-acid sequence MSPEAPIPDARPDLQEVVLAARNVAKSYGNVHALKGVNFDIHRGQVTTLFGENGAGKSTLMKVLSGVIQPTSGEIILDGQPVTFGNAAGARDLGISIIHQELSLAPNMTVRDNIFMGREIRTTTGVDFSEEERQTRKLMEELEEDIDPLTPVEELRLGQQQIVEIARALSVNSRILIMDEPTSALSASEVEVLFKVIRDLTAKGVSIVYISHHLEEALTITDHAVVLRDGNMTAYAPRAEIDLEWIVRNMVGENYDLGSPPEGYDKGEVALSIRNLSVPDASGVDLVDGMSLDVRAGEIVCIYGLMGAGRTELLEAVAGRLKATSGEIVLEGREVSHLSIGERIARGLALVPEDRQRDGLVQTMSVGQNLSLASIRSFTRGLFTQTRAEKALIGDSIREVTVKTDGPDASIGSLSGGNQQKVVIGKILATKPRVIMLDEPSRGIDIGAKAEVFRLLAEGAKQGLAVLYSTSEVGECLSVAHRIIVMHKGHVSAEFDSTVTKEEIMAASGESVAA
- a CDS encoding DUF2291 family protein gives rise to the protein MTQSTAPTSSTPAPKAPASSRRGLIVSLAFAAAVAVGIVVDTTVVQIGSEADARQQAFSPDSYGEGEFPRIQAFVQENAVDAATLAPAVLADKNAAAEEYGTPASTGAILPVTVTGVVGEGKSGVYTLTAEGVSEEITVRVQTGPAINGTELRDAPGDIAFGQFKNQIEYQDAGSAINRAMKAAVLDGIDTAGLSGKTITVTGAFRLINPKNWMITPVALEVK